A genomic stretch from Bordetella sp. N includes:
- a CDS encoding AbrB/MazE/SpoVT family DNA-binding domain-containing protein produces the protein MQVAKWGNSLAVRLPASLVEVLELKEGDDIEIVVDGPRQFAVRKKPTADALLDRLNKYRGKLPPDFKFNRDDANDRG, from the coding sequence ATGCAAGTAGCCAAATGGGGCAATAGCCTGGCTGTCCGGCTACCGGCCAGTCTTGTGGAGGTATTGGAATTGAAAGAAGGTGACGACATCGAAATCGTGGTCGACGGCCCGCGCCAATTCGCCGTGCGCAAAAAGCCAACGGCGGATGCGCTTTTAGATCGGTTGAACAAGTATCGAGGCAAGCTCCCGCCCGATTTCAAGTTCAACCGGGATGACGCCAATGATCGAGGCTGA
- the miaB gene encoding tRNA (N6-isopentenyl adenosine(37)-C2)-methylthiotransferase MiaB: MQEISLKREGERPAAPSTPASGDAVATPILIPQSARKLFIRTFGCQMNEYDSEKMADVLRADQGLELTDNPEDADVILFNTCSVREKAQEKVFSDLGRVQHLKKTKPDLVIGVGGCVASQEGEAIVKRAPYVDVVFGPQTLHRLPELIRQRKAIGVSQVDISFPDIEKFDALPPPRVEGATAFVSIMEGCSKYCSFCVVPYTRGEEVSRPFDDVLIEIADLADQGVKEVTLLGQNVNAYRGAMGDSGEIADFALLLEYVHEIPGIERIRYTTSHPKEMTPRLIQAHGQLPKLVSFLHLPVQAGSDRVLAAMKRGYTTLEFKSIVRRLREARPGLTLSSDFIVGFPGEDESDFEKTMKLIADVGFDTSFSFVYSRRPGTPAADLQDDVPQDLKLKRLQRLQALINEQAAAISQGMVGSTQRVLVEGPSRRDPNEMMGRTENNRIVNFPASARLIGQMVDVVITQAYTNSLRAEVAGIEQARGATGAAQG, from the coding sequence ATGCAAGAAATTTCCCTCAAGCGCGAGGGCGAGCGCCCTGCCGCGCCGTCCACGCCCGCCTCCGGCGACGCCGTAGCGACCCCCATCCTCATTCCCCAGTCGGCCCGCAAGCTCTTCATCCGCACCTTCGGTTGCCAGATGAACGAATACGACTCGGAAAAAATGGCCGACGTGCTGCGTGCCGACCAGGGCCTGGAGCTCACCGACAATCCCGAAGACGCCGACGTCATCCTGTTCAACACCTGTTCGGTGCGGGAAAAGGCCCAGGAAAAGGTCTTTTCCGATCTCGGCCGCGTCCAGCACCTGAAGAAGACCAAGCCGGACCTGGTCATCGGTGTGGGCGGCTGCGTGGCCAGCCAGGAAGGCGAAGCCATCGTCAAGCGCGCGCCCTATGTGGACGTGGTCTTCGGCCCGCAAACCCTGCATCGCCTGCCGGAGCTCATCCGCCAGCGCAAGGCCATCGGCGTGTCCCAGGTGGACATCAGCTTCCCCGACATCGAGAAATTCGACGCCCTGCCGCCCCCGCGTGTCGAAGGCGCGACCGCCTTCGTGTCCATCATGGAAGGCTGTAGTAAATATTGCAGCTTCTGTGTCGTGCCGTACACGCGCGGCGAAGAAGTGTCGCGCCCCTTCGACGACGTGCTGATCGAAATCGCCGACCTGGCCGATCAAGGCGTCAAGGAAGTGACCCTGCTGGGACAGAACGTCAACGCCTACCGGGGCGCCATGGGCGACAGCGGCGAAATCGCCGATTTCGCCCTGCTGCTCGAATACGTCCACGAGATCCCCGGCATCGAGCGTATCCGCTACACCACGTCGCACCCCAAGGAAATGACCCCGCGCCTGATCCAGGCCCACGGGCAGTTGCCCAAGCTGGTGTCCTTCCTGCATTTGCCGGTGCAGGCGGGCAGCGACCGCGTGCTGGCCGCCATGAAGCGCGGCTATACGACGCTGGAGTTCAAATCCATCGTGCGCCGCCTGCGTGAAGCCCGACCGGGCCTGACCTTGTCGTCGGACTTCATCGTGGGCTTCCCCGGCGAAGACGAAAGCGATTTCGAGAAGACCATGAAGCTGATCGCCGATGTCGGTTTCGACACGTCGTTCTCCTTCGTCTACTCGCGCCGTCCGGGCACGCCGGCCGCCGACCTGCAGGACGACGTGCCGCAGGACCTCAAGCTCAAGCGGCTGCAGCGCCTGCAGGCCCTGATCAACGAGCAGGCCGCGGCGATCAGCCAAGGCATGGTCGGCAGCACCCAACGCGTGCTGGTCGAAGGGCCGTCGCGCCGTGATCCCAATGAAATGATGGGACGCACCGAAAACAATCGCATCGTGAATTTCCCGGCGTCGGCGCGGCTGATCGGCCAGATGGTGGACGTGGTCATCACCCAGGCCTATACCAATTCCCTGCGCGCCGAAGTGGCGGGCATCGAGCAGGCGCGTGGCGCCACAGGAGCAGCACAAGGATGA
- a CDS encoding aldo/keto reductase has protein sequence MSITRVGFGAWAVGGADWAAGWGAQDDSSSIAAIRHAVERGINWIDTAAVYGLGHSEEIVRAALKGLPPSQRPYVFTKCGLVWDDHDRHAAPRRVGAAASIRREAEASLQRLGVERIDLYQMHWPSGDGAPIDEYWQALLDLKQAGKVRAIGLSNHNVAQLEDAERLGHVDTLQPPFSAIRRDVAADLLPWCGARGTGVIVYSPMQSGLLTGHFTNERAQKLAADDWRSHNAEFQGANLARNLALAEALKPVAERHGSTVAATAVAWTLAWPGVSGAIVGARAPAQVDGWLGAATLELDEDDMAEIAAVIETAGVGTGPASPARQAGAALPVVDDRHGTHSGLNLP, from the coding sequence ATGTCCATCACTCGCGTCGGCTTCGGCGCATGGGCGGTCGGCGGCGCGGATTGGGCCGCTGGCTGGGGCGCCCAGGACGATAGCTCGTCCATCGCCGCGATTCGGCACGCGGTCGAACGCGGCATCAACTGGATCGATACGGCGGCCGTCTATGGCCTGGGACACTCGGAAGAAATCGTACGCGCCGCGTTGAAGGGCCTGCCGCCCAGCCAACGCCCTTACGTATTCACCAAGTGCGGCCTGGTCTGGGACGACCACGATCGCCACGCCGCACCGCGCCGCGTGGGCGCCGCGGCCAGCATCCGACGCGAAGCGGAAGCGTCCTTGCAAAGACTGGGTGTCGAGCGCATCGACCTCTATCAAATGCATTGGCCGTCAGGCGACGGCGCGCCCATCGATGAATATTGGCAAGCCCTGCTGGACCTGAAACAGGCCGGCAAGGTACGCGCCATCGGTTTGTCCAACCACAACGTCGCGCAACTGGAGGACGCCGAGCGCCTGGGCCATGTCGATACCCTGCAGCCGCCGTTCTCCGCCATCCGGCGCGACGTGGCCGCGGATCTGCTGCCCTGGTGCGGAGCGCGCGGCACGGGTGTCATCGTCTACAGCCCCATGCAATCGGGTCTGCTGACCGGACACTTCACCAACGAGCGCGCACAAAAGCTCGCGGCCGATGACTGGCGCTCGCATAACGCCGAATTCCAGGGCGCGAACCTGGCGCGCAACCTGGCGCTGGCCGAGGCGCTCAAGCCCGTGGCGGAACGCCATGGTTCAACGGTGGCGGCCACCGCGGTGGCCTGGACGTTGGCGTGGCCAGGAGTGAGCGGCGCCATCGTCGGCGCTCGCGCGCCGGCCCAGGTGGATGGCTGGCTGGGCGCGGCCACGCTGGAACTGGACGAAGACGACATGGCGGAAATCGCCGCGGTCATCGAAACCGCGGGCGTCGGCACTGGGCCCGCATCGCCGGCTCGTCAGGCGGGTGCGGCGTTACCCGTGGTGGACGATCGCCACGGCACGCATAGTGGATTGAATCTGCCGTAG
- a CDS encoding PhoH family protein, with translation MSSVPRSRGARRALPVTVTLDGDNTHLANLCGPLDENLRQLADGLGVTLQRRGNRVVLEGEQAELAARALRQFYQQAVHMPLSVDDIQLGLVEIGAARAREAEAKAKADSHQVEPMPVPELDDESGGISLRTRRSDLRPRTPRQRDYLNNILKHDITFGVGPAGTGKTWLAVACAIDALERDTVQRLVLTRPAVEAGERLGFLPGDLAQKVDPYLRPLYDALYDLMGFERVQRLFEKQTIEIAPLAYMRGRTLNHAFVILDEAQNTTPEQMKMFLTRIGFGSKAVITGDPSQVDLPRGQQSGLAHAVGVLKDVQGIATTRFTSRDVVRHPLVARIVDAYDAAAEDEV, from the coding sequence ATGAGCAGCGTTCCCCGCAGCCGCGGCGCCCGCCGCGCCCTGCCCGTCACCGTGACACTGGATGGTGACAACACCCACCTGGCCAACCTCTGCGGCCCGCTGGACGAGAATCTGCGGCAACTGGCCGACGGCCTTGGGGTCACGCTGCAACGGCGCGGCAATCGGGTGGTCCTGGAAGGGGAACAAGCCGAGCTGGCGGCACGCGCCCTGCGGCAGTTTTATCAGCAGGCCGTGCATATGCCCCTGTCGGTGGACGACATCCAGCTGGGGCTGGTGGAAATCGGTGCTGCGCGGGCACGTGAGGCCGAGGCCAAGGCCAAGGCCGATTCCCACCAGGTGGAACCCATGCCCGTGCCGGAGCTGGACGACGAAAGCGGCGGCATCTCCCTGCGCACGCGCCGCAGCGATCTGCGGCCGCGCACGCCGCGGCAGCGCGACTATCTGAACAACATCCTCAAGCACGACATCACGTTCGGCGTGGGTCCGGCCGGCACCGGCAAGACCTGGCTGGCGGTGGCTTGCGCGATCGACGCGCTGGAACGCGATACCGTGCAGCGGCTGGTACTGACGCGGCCGGCCGTGGAGGCCGGCGAACGCCTGGGCTTTTTGCCTGGCGACCTGGCGCAGAAGGTCGATCCCTATCTGCGGCCCTTGTACGACGCGCTTTATGACCTGATGGGTTTCGAGCGGGTACAGCGCCTGTTCGAAAAGCAGACCATCGAGATCGCGCCGCTGGCGTATATGCGGGGCCGCACGTTGAATCATGCTTTCGTCATCCTGGACGAGGCGCAGAACACGACGCCGGAACAGATGAAGATGTTCCTGACGCGGATCGGCTTCGGCAGCAAGGCGGTGATCACCGGCGATCCTTCCCAGGTCGACCTGCCGCGCGGCCAGCAAAGCGGGCTGGCGCATGCGGTCGGCGTGCTGAAGGACGTACAGGGGATCGCCACCACCCGTTTCACCAGCCGCGATGTGGTGCGCCATCCGCTGGTGGCGCGCATCGTCGATGCCTATGACGCGGCGGCTGAAGATGAAGTCTGA
- a CDS encoding PIN domain-containing protein gives MIEADKPAFIDSNVLLYLFADEPSKVGVVRTLLKGRPTISVQVLNEVTNVCRRKLGRSWEEIDEIIDVIQQLCSVSPLTLEIHNFARQIASRYEISFYDACIVAAAASTDCSVLYTEDMHYGLKVGARLTIVNPFK, from the coding sequence ATGATCGAGGCTGACAAGCCGGCATTCATCGACAGCAATGTATTGCTATATCTGTTCGCGGATGAGCCGAGCAAAGTAGGCGTCGTAAGGACGCTGCTGAAGGGCCGCCCTACCATCAGCGTCCAGGTACTCAATGAAGTCACCAATGTATGTCGACGCAAACTGGGACGATCGTGGGAAGAGATCGACGAGATCATTGACGTCATACAGCAGCTCTGCTCCGTTAGCCCCCTGACGCTAGAGATCCATAACTTCGCAAGGCAAATTGCCTCGCGTTATGAAATCTCCTTCTATGACGCCTGTATCGTTGCAGCCGCGGCATCAACGGACTGCAGCGTCTTATACACAGAGGACATGCATTATGGGCTCAAGGTCGGCGCGAGACTGACAATCGTGAATCCATTCAAATAG
- a CDS encoding metal/formaldehyde-sensitive transcriptional repressor, whose amino-acid sequence MHTIRDKAKLLARVRRIKGQVAALESQLDQEGDCGAILQQAAAVRGAVNGFMSTIIEGHLHDHVVHEPELSQRQRDLDIVMQAIKSYLK is encoded by the coding sequence ATGCACACCATCCGCGACAAAGCCAAGCTGCTCGCTCGCGTCCGGCGCATCAAGGGCCAGGTCGCGGCGTTGGAGAGCCAGCTCGATCAGGAAGGAGATTGCGGCGCCATCCTGCAGCAAGCCGCCGCCGTGCGCGGTGCCGTCAACGGTTTCATGAGCACCATCATCGAAGGCCATCTGCACGACCACGTCGTCCACGAGCCCGAACTGAGCCAACGCCAACGCGACCTCGACATCGTCATGCAGGCCATCAAGTCGTATTTGAAGTAA
- a CDS encoding HlyC/CorC family transporter, with product MPDPYPATEADATRPAKSSNKSLLDRILSLVRREPEDREGIKAVLEAAHERDLLDAESYTMIKGALAVSERTVGDIMVPRSRMDLLDISQPLPYLLAAVIETAHSRFPVYEDDRDNIVGILLAKDLLRCMLEPGIEVRSLVRPAVFIPETKRLNVLLHEFRASRNHLAIVIDEHGGISGLVSMEDVLEQIVGDIEDEFDEDEETTIFAEGDNLWRVQATTEIAKFNEVFGSTLPDDDYDTVGGWVSAQLGRIPRRGESVQHDGLRIEVVRADARRPLWLRVKRLPPATPQG from the coding sequence ATGCCCGACCCTTACCCTGCCACCGAGGCCGACGCGACCCGCCCGGCCAAATCCTCCAATAAATCCCTGCTCGACCGCATCCTTTCCCTGGTCAGACGTGAGCCGGAAGACCGCGAAGGCATCAAAGCGGTATTGGAGGCAGCGCACGAGCGCGATCTGCTCGATGCCGAGTCGTACACCATGATCAAGGGCGCCCTGGCCGTGTCAGAACGCACGGTCGGCGACATCATGGTGCCCCGCTCGCGCATGGACCTGCTGGATATCTCCCAGCCCCTGCCCTACCTGCTGGCCGCCGTCATCGAAACCGCGCACTCGCGCTTCCCCGTGTACGAAGACGACCGCGACAACATCGTCGGCATCCTCCTGGCCAAGGACCTGCTGCGCTGCATGCTGGAACCCGGCATCGAAGTGCGCTCCCTGGTCCGCCCGGCCGTCTTCATTCCCGAGACCAAGCGCCTCAACGTTCTGCTGCATGAGTTCCGCGCCAGCCGCAACCACCTGGCCATCGTCATCGACGAACATGGCGGGATTTCCGGTCTGGTCAGCATGGAAGACGTGCTGGAGCAGATCGTCGGCGACATCGAAGACGAGTTCGACGAGGACGAAGAAACCACCATCTTCGCCGAAGGCGACAACCTGTGGCGCGTCCAGGCCACGACCGAAATCGCCAAGTTCAACGAAGTCTTCGGCAGCACCCTGCCCGACGACGACTACGACACGGTCGGCGGCTGGGTCAGCGCCCAGCTGGGACGCATCCCGCGCCGCGGAGAATCGGTCCAGCATGACGGCCTGCGCATCGAAGTCGTTCGCGCCGATGCCCGCCGCCCGCTGTGGCTGCGCGTCAAGCGCCTGCCTCCCGCCACGCCGCAGGGATGA
- a CDS encoding nickel/cobalt efflux protein RcnA: protein MTDFSTLLQQGNAWLFLPSAIVLGALHGLEPGHSKTMMAAFIVAIRGTLTQAVLLGLSATLSHTAVVWAVAMAGLYFGSNWDAEASEPYFQIVSGVLIIGVAAWMLWRTWRNQRMADGHGHHHEHGHDHHHGHDHGHQHGHDHDHGNEHAHDHGGNHAHDHDHDHDHDHDHAHDDTKRVTSAAALHEWEAAAPAYQDPHEKAHADDIRRRFTNREVTTGQVILFGLTGGLIPCPASITVLLLCLHLKKVALGATLVLGFSIGLALTLVASGALAALSLRHAARRWSGFGEFARKAPYFSGILITLVGVYVIYQGAAALA, encoded by the coding sequence ATGACCGACTTCTCCACCCTCCTTCAGCAAGGCAACGCCTGGCTCTTTCTGCCCAGTGCCATCGTGCTCGGCGCGCTGCATGGCTTGGAGCCGGGACACTCCAAGACCATGATGGCGGCGTTCATCGTGGCCATCCGCGGAACATTGACGCAGGCCGTGCTCCTGGGACTATCCGCGACGCTGTCGCATACCGCGGTGGTGTGGGCCGTGGCCATGGCCGGACTGTACTTCGGCAGCAACTGGGACGCGGAGGCCAGCGAGCCTTATTTCCAGATCGTCTCGGGCGTATTGATCATCGGCGTCGCGGCCTGGATGCTGTGGCGGACGTGGCGCAACCAGCGCATGGCGGATGGTCATGGCCACCATCATGAACACGGCCATGATCACCATCACGGGCATGATCACGGCCACCAGCACGGTCATGATCACGACCATGGCAATGAACATGCTCACGATCATGGCGGCAACCACGCTCACGACCATGACCATGACCATGACCACGATCATGACCATGCTCACGACGACACCAAGCGCGTCACCAGCGCCGCCGCATTGCATGAGTGGGAAGCCGCCGCGCCAGCCTATCAGGACCCGCACGAGAAAGCCCACGCCGACGACATCCGCCGCCGCTTCACGAATCGTGAAGTGACGACAGGACAGGTGATCCTGTTCGGCCTGACCGGCGGCCTGATCCCCTGCCCCGCCTCCATCACCGTATTGCTGCTGTGCCTGCACCTGAAGAAGGTGGCATTGGGCGCCACCCTGGTACTCGGCTTCAGCATAGGCCTGGCCCTCACCCTGGTCGCATCCGGCGCCCTCGCCGCCCTCAGCCTGCGCCATGCGGCGCGCCGCTGGAGCGGCTTCGGCGAATTTGCCCGCAAGGCACCCTACTTCTCCGGCATCCTCATCACCCTGGTAGGCGTCTACGTGATCTACCAGGGTGCGGCGGCATTGGCCTGA
- the lnt gene encoding apolipoprotein N-acyltransferase, translated as MMLTARYPRLSRAAAMLAVGAVQAFTFAPGPLPDAVLAPLQLVVLAVLAWRVLTAPGPRRAFWYGWLFNTACYTAGLYWLFISMHRYGDLAAPLAATGVFALGAFLAIFPAAACALARWLAPLPADGGSWKARLRSALAFGVAWGALEWVRGNLWTGFPWLNIGYAHVDSPLAGWAPVLGLYGIVLIAAFAAAALAVLWQPRKDATVDARRAVPAMLAVLLALAGWGLGLRTWSQPVGAPLQVRLVQGNVGQSEKFDPALMEQGLIQHMNQASLPPPAGTPAPQLIVLPETVLPVFQDQLPPEVWNIWKRIAAERQAAIIMGVPLHRVVNGKDRWTNSAIGFDANSSVEDMRSGEIATRYDKQHLVPWGEFVPPGFRWFVDLLNIPLGDFDNGARWQAPFPVADQRIALNICYEDLFGEELLPAVRPGPNGEAGASILLNISNLGWFGDSWALRQHLQIGRMRTLETARPMLAATNTGLTVAINPQGRVYAELPPMTRAELATQVQGMTGLTPYALTGNLPMEVLLAIGLVALGAVRLRERRRV; from the coding sequence ATGATGCTGACGGCCCGCTATCCGCGCCTGTCACGCGCGGCCGCCATGCTGGCGGTCGGCGCCGTGCAGGCGTTCACCTTCGCGCCCGGCCCCTTGCCGGACGCCGTTCTGGCCCCCTTGCAACTCGTCGTGCTGGCGGTGCTCGCCTGGCGCGTGCTGACGGCGCCGGGTCCCCGCCGCGCGTTCTGGTACGGCTGGCTGTTCAATACCGCCTGCTACACGGCGGGGTTGTACTGGCTGTTCATCAGCATGCATCGCTACGGCGACCTCGCGGCGCCGCTGGCGGCGACGGGCGTGTTCGCTCTGGGCGCGTTTCTCGCGATCTTCCCGGCGGCCGCGTGCGCGCTGGCACGCTGGCTGGCGCCTTTGCCGGCCGATGGCGGTAGCTGGAAGGCCCGGCTGCGGTCCGCGCTGGCCTTCGGCGTGGCCTGGGGCGCGCTGGAATGGGTGCGTGGCAATCTGTGGACCGGATTCCCCTGGCTCAACATCGGCTATGCCCACGTCGACAGCCCGCTGGCGGGCTGGGCGCCCGTGCTGGGGCTTTACGGCATCGTCCTCATCGCGGCGTTTGCCGCGGCGGCCCTGGCCGTGCTGTGGCAGCCCCGCAAGGATGCGACGGTAGACGCCCGCCGCGCCGTCCCCGCGATGCTGGCCGTGCTGCTGGCGCTGGCCGGTTGGGGCCTGGGTCTGCGCACCTGGTCGCAGCCCGTGGGCGCGCCGCTGCAAGTGCGCCTGGTTCAAGGCAATGTCGGACAGTCTGAAAAATTCGATCCCGCGCTGATGGAGCAGGGCCTGATCCAGCACATGAATCAGGCTTCGCTGCCGCCGCCGGCAGGCACGCCGGCGCCGCAGCTGATCGTGCTGCCGGAAACCGTGCTGCCCGTGTTCCAGGACCAGTTGCCGCCGGAGGTCTGGAATATCTGGAAGCGCATCGCCGCCGAACGCCAGGCCGCCATCATCATGGGCGTGCCCTTGCATCGCGTGGTCAACGGCAAGGACCGCTGGACCAACAGCGCGATCGGCTTCGACGCCAACAGCTCGGTCGAAGACATGCGTAGCGGCGAAATCGCCACGCGCTACGACAAGCAGCATCTGGTGCCCTGGGGTGAGTTCGTGCCGCCGGGTTTCCGCTGGTTCGTCGATCTGCTCAATATTCCGCTGGGCGATTTCGATAACGGCGCGCGCTGGCAGGCGCCCTTCCCGGTGGCCGACCAGCGTATCGCGCTGAACATCTGCTACGAGGATCTGTTCGGCGAAGAGCTGCTGCCCGCGGTCAGGCCCGGGCCCAATGGCGAGGCCGGCGCCAGCATCCTGTTGAACATCAGCAATCTTGGCTGGTTTGGCGATTCGTGGGCCTTGCGCCAGCATTTGCAGATAGGCCGCATGCGCACGCTGGAGACCGCGCGCCCCATGCTGGCCGCGACCAACACCGGCTTGACGGTGGCCATCAACCCGCAGGGACGCGTGTATGCGGAGTTGCCGCCGATGACGCGCGCCGAACTGGCCACGCAGGTACAGGGCATGACCGGCCTGACGCCTTATGCACTGACCGGCAACCTGCCGATGGAAGTGCTGCTCGCCATCGGGCTGGTGGCCTTGGGTGCGGTGCGATTGCGGGAACGCCGGCGCGTCTGA
- the ybeY gene encoding rRNA maturation RNase YbeY, which translates to MKSETGAAATTAKKVKAVKPAGAAARKPTPAGPALALAVQYAVAEPRLPRWRLRRWVAHALAGAQADGLVDFDGAEISLRLVGQAEGRSLNREFRNRDYATNVLTFEYGVDPLGTARGDIVLCVPVLVREAREQRKTLLAHATHLTIHGVLHSLGYDHIKARDARRMEALETQLLAALRIADPYTEV; encoded by the coding sequence ATGAAGTCTGAGACGGGCGCTGCGGCTACGACTGCGAAGAAGGTCAAGGCGGTTAAGCCTGCGGGCGCGGCGGCGCGGAAGCCGACGCCAGCCGGGCCGGCGCTTGCGCTGGCGGTGCAGTACGCCGTGGCCGAGCCGCGGCTGCCGCGCTGGCGCCTGCGCCGCTGGGTCGCCCACGCGCTGGCCGGCGCGCAGGCCGACGGGCTGGTGGACTTCGACGGGGCCGAAATCAGCCTGCGCCTGGTCGGACAGGCCGAGGGACGCAGCCTGAACCGCGAGTTCCGTAACCGCGACTACGCCACCAACGTGCTGACCTTCGAATACGGCGTGGATCCGCTGGGCACGGCCCGTGGCGACATCGTGCTCTGCGTTCCCGTGCTGGTGCGCGAGGCGCGCGAGCAGCGCAAGACCTTGCTGGCGCATGCGACCCATCTGACGATACACGGCGTGCTGCATTCCCTGGGCTACGACCACATCAAGGCTCGCGACGCGCGCCGCATGGAAGCGCTGGAAACCCAGCTGCTGGCCGCCCTGCGGATCGCTGATCCCTACACCGAGGTGTAG